One Salmo salar unplaced genomic scaffold, Ssal_v3.1, whole genome shotgun sequence genomic region harbors:
- the LOC123731941 gene encoding C-type lectin domain family 12 member B-like, with translation MSKVIYAEPDMNKKVKFDRGEMEERIVDIYVSADTLRDSQTSTKREERADTAPNNGPGDQQTEPDSSGKRPFLVVAVFLGLLCVLLLAGIIGLSVYYNRAIKDSEDKRNTLFQSFSLYKINATEERDQLQTRYNNLTRERDQLQTRYNNLTKERDQLQTRYNNLTKERDQLQTRYNNLTKERDQLQTRYNTLTTEKGHIQAKLFVIEQHCQEGWRYFDSSLYLLSTETKTWKESREDCRERGADLVIINSRE, from the exons ATGTCAAAGGTCATCTATGCTGAGCCAGACATGAACAAGAAGGTCAAGTTTGACAgaggtgagatggaggagaggattgtggATATCTACGTCAGTGCAGACACCCTGAGAGACAGTCAGACCAGCaccaagagagaagagagagcagacacTGCTCCTAATAATGGACCAGGAGACCAgcaaacag AGCCTGACAGCTCAGGGAAGAGACCCTTCCTAGTTGTTGCAGTGTttctggggctgctgtgtgttctcctactggctgggatcataggcctgtctgtctact ATAACAGAGCCATTAAAGATTCTgaggataaaaggaacaccttgTTCCAGAGTTTCTCCCTTTATAAAATCAACGcaactgaagagagagaccagctacagaccagatacaacaacctgactagagagagagaccagttacagaccagatacaacaacctgacaaaagagagagaccagctacagaccagatacaacaacctgaccaaagagagagaccagctacagaccagatacaacaacctgacaaaagagagagaccagctacagaccagatacaataCCCTGACTACAGAGAAAGGCCATATTCAGGCAAAGCTTTTTGTGATAG AGCAGCATTGTCAGGAGGGATGGAGATACTTTGACTCCAGCTTGTACCTCCTCTCTACTGAGACTAAAACCTggaaggagagcagagaggactgtcgggagagaggagcagacctggtgatcattaacagcagagag